A genome region from Streptomyces antimycoticus includes the following:
- a CDS encoding serine aminopeptidase domain-containing protein, which produces MMTEGVRTSAPLLGEPLPVELMNTVTADRGHTHDALDSEVGAAAWLRAVAGRLGAETAIEADQLDEDVVRPVAGTLRALRDTLRQLAAEMTEDPRPTATAPELARLEAITTLNAFAHAWPELVWPADGPPSRAYRGPGTAADLAVQLIAHQAVELFAGPDRERLRPCLAPTACSSSSSTMHAGNGAPRRAATACGSPATTGVTTQVHRAEGWMRTMRSEKVEFSGSQGAVLAARLELPEDEPRAYALFAHCFTCGKDQVAATRISRALTEFGIAVMRFDFTGLGGSGGDFGNTHFSSNVDDLVFADEYLRAHFEAPTLLIGHSLGGAAVLAARHRIPRIRAVATIAAPFSPDHVLHLLGSDRAEIERQGQAEVTLAGRMFRIQRQFLDDVGAQPQAERIAHLDAALLVFHSPSDELVGVDNARRIFDTARHPKSFVALDGANHLLTNPADTQYVATVLAAWAGRYVLSPTPLGERAYRD; this is translated from the coding sequence ATGATGACCGAGGGGGTGCGCACGAGCGCGCCGCTGCTGGGTGAACCGCTGCCGGTTGAGCTGATGAACACTGTCACCGCCGACCGCGGCCACACCCACGACGCCCTCGACAGCGAGGTCGGCGCCGCGGCCTGGCTGCGCGCGGTGGCCGGCCGGCTCGGAGCCGAGACCGCGATAGAGGCCGACCAACTGGACGAGGACGTGGTGCGCCCGGTCGCCGGGACGCTCCGGGCGTTGCGTGACACGCTGCGACAACTGGCCGCCGAGATGACCGAGGACCCACGCCCTACGGCCACGGCGCCGGAACTGGCGCGACTGGAAGCGATCACCACGCTGAACGCCTTCGCACATGCCTGGCCCGAGCTCGTCTGGCCCGCCGACGGGCCACCGTCACGTGCCTACCGGGGCCCCGGGACGGCCGCGGACCTTGCCGTACAGCTCATCGCGCACCAGGCTGTCGAGCTCTTCGCCGGCCCCGATCGCGAGCGTCTGCGCCCCTGCCTGGCCCCAACTGCCTGCTCTTCTTCGTCAAGCACCATGCACGCCGGGAATGGTGCTCCCCGGCGTGCGGCAACCGCGTGCGGGTCGCCCGCCACTACCGGCGTCACCACACAGGTCCACAGAGCTGAGGGATGGATGCGCACGATGCGGAGCGAGAAGGTCGAGTTCAGTGGGTCGCAAGGCGCGGTGCTCGCCGCGCGCCTGGAGCTGCCAGAGGACGAGCCGCGGGCGTACGCCCTCTTCGCCCACTGCTTCACCTGCGGCAAGGACCAGGTCGCGGCCACCCGGATCTCACGGGCGCTGACGGAGTTCGGCATCGCGGTGATGCGCTTTGACTTCACCGGCCTCGGCGGCTCCGGAGGAGATTTCGGGAACACCCACTTCAGCTCCAACGTCGACGATCTGGTGTTCGCCGACGAGTACCTGCGAGCCCACTTCGAGGCCCCCACCCTCCTCATCGGGCATTCGCTCGGCGGTGCGGCGGTCCTCGCCGCACGACACCGCATCCCTCGGATACGAGCGGTGGCCACGATCGCCGCCCCCTTCAGCCCCGACCATGTGCTGCACTTGCTCGGGAGCGACCGGGCGGAGATAGAGCGGCAGGGCCAGGCCGAGGTCACCCTGGCGGGCCGCATGTTTCGCATCCAGCGGCAGTTCCTCGACGACGTCGGCGCCCAGCCGCAGGCCGAACGCATCGCGCACCTCGACGCCGCGCTGCTGGTGTTCCACTCGCCGTCGGATGAGCTGGTGGGCGTGGACAACGCGCGGCGCATCTTCGACACCGCCCGCCACCCCAAGTCCTTCGTCGCCCTCGACGGAGCCAACCACCTGCTCACCAACCCGGCCGACACGCAGTACGTAGCCACCGTGCTCGCCGCCTGGGCCGGTCGCTACGTGCTCAGCCCGACCCCACTTGGCGAAAGGGCATATCGGGATTAG
- a CDS encoding NACHT domain-containing protein: MLTPATVVSGATHARTRGRTPVVLLDTADLLLHDDYHEMTLLDLCEDLAAAGVRLVLTSRPEEANRLRTGFVRMSLGPYDDSEIPHAIRGHAALYCPDAVPRDDEARVRRLMEPVARGLPVREVCRSPLQLRLLFELARDDGAFPSAEMDATGLYRRYWDHRVVTDRRHHGNQSATAPEDLSSLTGAIAVVLMSAGRTELSREELVERLTSAHGGPRPSWPYEPARVRSSLELLIDRGVLARGASDDIHFFHQTMFEYAAARGLLHLSGQRALRSLCEWVGSHPRDFFVGAILEQLLMLAAGSERYRGPVRDTLMRMAAHTDAVILHTVAVAVAARNPAVGVSVEPLLATAPHGVARRYAVLAPTVRDTDVDALLPQLRGLWERREPSLREAVLEALERLAAQNSVTVHAALADWGCVRELTGRRRGGAGIEVLPRLLVLTSHVDVASARKGLMEMLDFALSRGWRSWHQAS; encoded by the coding sequence ATGCTGACCCCCGCGACCGTGGTGTCCGGGGCGACGCACGCCCGGACGCGGGGGCGTACACCGGTCGTGCTGCTCGACACCGCCGATCTGCTGCTGCACGACGACTACCACGAGATGACGCTGCTCGATCTGTGCGAGGACCTCGCCGCCGCCGGTGTCCGCCTGGTGCTGACCTCCCGGCCGGAGGAGGCGAATCGGCTGCGCACCGGCTTCGTCCGGATGTCGCTGGGTCCGTACGACGACAGCGAGATCCCTCACGCCATCCGTGGACACGCCGCGCTCTACTGCCCCGACGCCGTCCCCCGGGACGACGAGGCACGGGTACGGAGGCTGATGGAGCCCGTCGCCCGCGGACTGCCGGTGCGCGAGGTGTGCAGAAGCCCGCTCCAGTTGCGGCTGCTGTTCGAACTCGCCCGGGACGACGGCGCGTTCCCCAGCGCCGAGATGGACGCCACCGGCCTCTACCGCCGCTACTGGGACCACCGGGTCGTCACCGACCGCCGCCATCACGGCAACCAGAGCGCCACGGCGCCGGAGGACCTCTCCTCGCTCACCGGCGCGATCGCCGTCGTGCTGATGTCGGCCGGCCGGACCGAGCTGTCACGCGAGGAGCTGGTCGAGCGACTCACCTCGGCGCACGGCGGCCCACGCCCCTCGTGGCCGTACGAACCGGCCCGCGTCCGGTCGTCCCTGGAGCTGCTGATCGACCGGGGCGTCCTGGCCAGGGGAGCCTCGGACGATATCCACTTCTTCCACCAGACCATGTTCGAGTACGCGGCCGCGCGTGGCCTGCTGCACCTCAGCGGGCAACGAGCGCTGCGGTCGCTGTGCGAGTGGGTCGGGTCCCATCCCCGTGACTTCTTCGTCGGGGCGATCCTCGAACAGCTCCTCATGCTCGCCGCCGGGTCCGAGAGATATCGCGGCCCGGTACGGGACACGTTGATGCGGATGGCGGCGCACACGGACGCCGTCATCCTGCACACCGTCGCCGTGGCCGTCGCGGCGCGGAACCCGGCCGTGGGCGTGTCCGTCGAGCCGCTGCTCGCGACGGCGCCGCACGGTGTCGCCCGGCGGTACGCGGTCCTGGCCCCGACCGTGCGCGACACGGACGTCGACGCCCTCCTGCCGCAGCTCCGCGGGCTGTGGGAGAGAAGGGAGCCCAGCCTGCGGGAGGCCGTGCTCGAAGCGCTGGAACGGCTGGCCGCCCAGAACTCGGTCACGGTCCATGCCGCCCTGGCCGACTGGGGCTGCGTACGGGAACTGACCGGGCGCCGTAGGGGCGGCGCGGGTATCGAGGTCCTGCCTCGGCTGCTCGTGCTGACGTCACACGTCGATGTGGCATCCGCCCGGAAGGGCCTCATGGAGATGCTCGACTTCGCCCTGTCCCGGGGCTGGCGGAGCTGGCATCAGGCGTCATGA
- the tpg gene encoding telomere-protecting terminal protein Tpg, protein MGKLAESLDKAVEGTFTRPVPKSAGAQMRYLVRQLKGTRPVADLLGISQRTVERYVKDQLKRPRKPLATRMDREVRKRWQPQIRARAKKQAATTGGIVLDTRARFGYTAAPGTTDDARLRHITQALPPQYAARLFDAREQGAPEQQLLDIAAEGLQEIYFKDRGRRAQGLLVEFTDIDYIEVDL, encoded by the coding sequence ATGGGCAAGCTCGCGGAGAGCCTGGACAAGGCGGTGGAAGGCACCTTCACCCGCCCCGTCCCCAAGTCGGCCGGTGCGCAGATGCGCTATCTGGTCAGGCAGCTCAAGGGCACCCGGCCGGTGGCCGACCTGCTCGGCATCTCCCAGCGCACCGTCGAGCGCTACGTCAAGGACCAGCTCAAGCGGCCCCGCAAGCCCCTCGCCACCCGGATGGACCGCGAGGTGAGAAAGCGGTGGCAGCCGCAGATCCGTGCCAGGGCCAAGAAGCAGGCCGCCACCACCGGCGGCATCGTCCTCGACACCCGCGCTCGCTTCGGCTACACCGCCGCCCCCGGCACCACCGACGACGCCCGGCTGCGCCACATCACCCAGGCGCTGCCGCCGCAGTACGCCGCCCGCCTCTTCGACGCCCGGGAACAGGGCGCCCCCGAACAGCAACTGCTCGACATCGCGGCCGAGGGCCTGCAGGAGATCTACTTCAAGGACCGCGGCCGCCGCGCCCAGGGTCTGCTGGTGGAGTTCACCGACATCGACTACATCGAGGTCGACCTGTAA
- a CDS encoding class I SAM-dependent methyltransferase, with protein MNQEEIWDVDAAQRYDTPGTGMFAPEILQPAVDRLAELAGGGAALEFAIGTGRVAVPLAERGVPVTGIELSLPMIRQLRTRADEATIPVIVGDMATSVAPGEYTLVYLVYNTISNLLTQAEQVECFRNAARHLGPGGRFVIELWVPELRKLPPGQTGTIWQTEPGYIGLDTYDVLRQHVVSHHFRFDDSKQARLTRSPHRYIWPAELDLMAQLAGFELETRHADWTGAEFTAESRSHVSVYRIPPN; from the coding sequence ATGAACCAGGAGGAGATCTGGGACGTCGACGCCGCCCAGCGCTATGACACGCCCGGCACAGGCATGTTCGCGCCCGAGATCCTGCAGCCGGCCGTGGACCGGCTGGCTGAGCTCGCGGGCGGCGGAGCGGCGCTCGAATTCGCCATCGGCACCGGCCGGGTGGCCGTCCCGCTCGCCGAACGAGGGGTCCCTGTCACCGGGATCGAGCTGTCGCTTCCGATGATCCGTCAACTGCGTACCAGGGCGGACGAAGCGACGATCCCCGTGATCGTGGGCGACATGGCGACTTCCGTGGCTCCCGGGGAGTACACCCTCGTCTATCTCGTCTACAACACCATCTCCAACCTGCTCACCCAAGCCGAGCAGGTGGAGTGCTTCCGCAACGCCGCCCGCCATCTCGGGCCCGGTGGCAGGTTCGTGATCGAACTCTGGGTGCCCGAGCTGCGCAAGCTCCCGCCGGGCCAGACCGGCACCATCTGGCAAACCGAGCCCGGCTATATCGGACTGGACACCTACGACGTACTGCGCCAGCACGTCGTCTCGCACCACTTCCGGTTCGACGACAGCAAGCAGGCTCGGCTGACCCGCAGTCCGCACCGGTACATCTGGCCTGCCGAACTCGACCTCATGGCTCAGCTGGCCGGATTCGAGCTGGAGACCAGGCACGCGGACTGGACCGGCGCCGAATTCACCGCCGAGTCGCGCTCTCATGTCTCCGTCTACCGCATCCCGCCGAACTGA
- a CDS encoding alpha/beta hydrolase: protein MRGMDLSRTGASAPRPTAVPPFDPELSAALESLGKGPREPVTPANLAARQERDAATRPRPTAEDLRADGRFEVAELTVPGLGDGPDVTLVSVRPAGREGPLPLLYYMHGGAMIMGNAWSVLPRILREWVLPLDMAVISVEYRLAPRTRYPGPLEDCYAGLLWATGHAAELGIDADRVIIGGKSAGGGLAAALALLVRDRGGPGILGQLLLCPMLDDRGCTFSSHQMSGLGMWDLISHETAWKALLGDRYGAADLPPYAAPARATDLSDLPPAFIDVGSAEMFRDEDVAYANAIWRAGGQAELHVWPGAYHGFDGLAPRAAISKDARDARTRWLRRLLDHSRSTEPLPGDPRAPGQKQWTSRPLR, encoded by the coding sequence ATGCGCGGTATGGATCTGTCCCGTACGGGCGCTTCTGCCCCGAGGCCGACGGCTGTGCCTCCCTTCGACCCCGAACTGAGTGCCGCGCTGGAGTCCTTGGGCAAGGGGCCCAGAGAGCCGGTCACTCCCGCGAATCTCGCGGCCCGGCAGGAGCGGGACGCCGCGACCCGGCCCAGGCCGACGGCCGAGGACCTCCGGGCCGATGGCCGTTTCGAGGTGGCGGAGCTGACCGTTCCGGGGCTGGGGGACGGCCCCGATGTCACGCTGGTGAGTGTGCGGCCCGCCGGGCGGGAAGGGCCGCTGCCGCTGCTGTACTACATGCACGGCGGCGCGATGATCATGGGCAACGCATGGTCGGTGCTGCCGCGGATCCTTCGCGAGTGGGTCCTCCCGCTGGACATGGCCGTCATCTCGGTCGAGTACCGGCTGGCACCGCGCACGCGGTACCCCGGACCGCTGGAGGACTGCTACGCGGGACTTCTCTGGGCCACCGGGCACGCGGCCGAACTGGGCATCGACGCGGACCGCGTCATCATCGGCGGGAAGAGCGCCGGCGGCGGCCTCGCCGCGGCCCTCGCCCTGCTGGTCCGCGACCGCGGCGGTCCCGGCATCCTCGGGCAGTTGCTGCTGTGCCCGATGCTGGACGACCGCGGGTGCACGTTCTCCAGCCACCAGATGTCGGGCCTCGGAATGTGGGATCTCATCTCCCATGAGACCGCCTGGAAAGCACTGCTGGGTGACCGCTACGGCGCGGCGGACCTTCCGCCCTATGCGGCCCCTGCCCGCGCCACGGACCTATCGGATCTTCCCCCGGCGTTCATCGACGTCGGCTCGGCGGAGATGTTCCGCGATGAGGACGTGGCGTACGCGAACGCGATCTGGCGGGCCGGTGGCCAGGCCGAACTGCATGTATGGCCCGGCGCCTACCACGGTTTCGACGGCTTGGCACCGCGGGCGGCCATCAGCAAGGACGCACGCGACGCCCGTACCCGCTGGCTGAGGCGCCTCCTCGATCACTCCAGGAGCACAGAGCCGCTGCCCGGGGATCCCCGGGCCCCGGGGCAAAAACAGTGGACATCGCGTCCCCTGCGGTGA
- a CDS encoding 5'-methylthioadenosine/S-adenosylhomocysteine nucleosidase codes for MESTGQHSDSLVVLTALDVEYEAVRAHLVDPRPQLHRSGTLFEVGRLDGTPWRVALAELGDGNQGAAVLTERAIAMFRPRAVAFVGVAGALKGDIELGDVVVATHVYAYHGGKDEDGAFHSRPRVWPVRQELDQLARFARRSGSWTGLLPERPPGASRPAVHLKPVAAGEVVLNSADSPLRRQLRRNYQDAAAIEMEGAGVAQAAHLNAALPALIVRGISDRADGEKYDADAEGWQSRAARNAAAFAFSVLRELPPGGDPAPPGPGAPMGPAPGRFPDEPSAPAPAPPSAPLPHPDAGTTPDDAGPDAHRQLLRWARRLSDDLDLVDSPRPDRGTGSPPQLSGGLYVRRAVQDRVMEALYDGDPKAVLVTGDAGNGKSSLLWGLARDLTALEDAEVFLVNAAWLLRP; via the coding sequence GTGGAGAGCACCGGGCAGCACAGCGACTCGCTTGTCGTGCTGACCGCACTGGACGTGGAGTACGAGGCGGTTCGGGCACACCTGGTCGATCCGCGGCCGCAACTCCACCGGAGCGGCACCCTGTTCGAGGTGGGACGGCTCGACGGTACGCCGTGGCGGGTGGCGCTCGCCGAACTCGGCGACGGCAACCAGGGCGCGGCCGTGCTGACCGAGCGGGCGATCGCCATGTTCCGCCCGCGCGCCGTGGCATTCGTCGGGGTGGCCGGGGCGCTCAAGGGCGATATCGAGCTCGGGGACGTCGTCGTGGCCACCCATGTGTACGCGTACCACGGTGGCAAGGACGAGGACGGCGCATTCCACTCCCGCCCGAGGGTCTGGCCGGTGCGTCAGGAACTCGACCAGCTCGCTCGCTTCGCCCGCAGGTCCGGTTCCTGGACCGGGCTGCTGCCGGAACGCCCGCCCGGCGCCTCCCGTCCGGCCGTCCACCTCAAGCCCGTGGCCGCCGGGGAGGTCGTCCTGAACTCGGCGGACTCGCCGCTGAGACGGCAACTTCGCCGCAACTACCAGGACGCCGCCGCCATCGAGATGGAGGGCGCGGGCGTGGCGCAGGCCGCCCACCTCAACGCCGCGCTGCCCGCACTGATCGTCCGCGGTATCAGCGACCGGGCCGACGGGGAGAAGTACGACGCCGATGCCGAGGGCTGGCAGTCCCGCGCGGCGCGCAACGCCGCCGCCTTCGCCTTCTCCGTCCTCCGTGAACTGCCGCCCGGCGGCGATCCGGCCCCACCGGGGCCGGGGGCTCCCATGGGCCCGGCACCCGGACGATTCCCGGACGAGCCGTCCGCTCCGGCTCCCGCTCCGCCCTCTGCTCCGCTGCCACATCCGGATGCGGGAACCACACCGGACGACGCCGGCCCGGACGCACACCGCCAACTCCTGCGCTGGGCGCGGAGATTGTCGGATGACCTGGACCTCGTGGACTCCCCCCGCCCGGACCGGGGCACCGGCTCCCCGCCGCAGCTCAGCGGCGGACTCTACGTGCGGCGCGCCGTCCAGGACCGGGTGATGGAGGCCCTCTACGACGGTGATCCGAAGGCGGTCCTGGTCACCGGGGACGCCGGGAACGGCAAGAGCAGCCTGTTGTGGGGCCTCGCCCGGGATCTGACCGCCCTGGAGGACGCCGAGGTCTTCCTGGTGAACGCCGCCTGGCTGCTGCGCCCCTGA
- a CDS encoding MFS transporter, with product MGWTTERHRAGAEGALSCYGDGGPGPRYKWIALSNTTLGVLIATINISIMLIALPDIFRGIGVDPLRPGNTSLLLWLIMSYMVVTAVLVVSFGRLGDMYGRVRMYNLGFAVFTLFSVLLSVTWLHGTSGALWLIGMRVLQGVGGAMLMANSNAILTDAFPADQRGLALGLNQVAGIAGSFIGLILGGLLGPLDWHLVFLVSVPIGLFGTVWAYLKLRDTGVRTPARLDWWGNITFAIGLIAVLSGITYGIQPYAGHTMGWGNPWVIAAITGGVAVLGLFCVIENRVAQPMFHLGLFRIRAFTAGNVASLLAALGRGGLMFILIIWLQGIWLPRHGYGFEETPLWAGIYMLPLTIGFLIAGPFSGWASDRFGARTFTTGGMLVAAATFVALEELPVDFGYPVFAAILLVNGIAMGLFSSPNRAAIMNSLPPDQRGVGAGISTTFQNSATVLSIGIFFSLMIAGLASSLPGALTHGLTAEGVPASDAARVAALPPVGVLFASLLGYNPVRTLLGPQVLDHLPAHHAAYLTGRGFFPALISPPFSQGLSAAFDFAIAACLVAAVASLLRGGRYVHKGGPKSVAPAGVAAAHGGTAGAADTAGSKDVEEEVPDTARHPAPAHRQPPPPKSGPPPPPPSPPPLSPPSSSGGGTGPPPEEPR from the coding sequence GTGGGTTGGACGACCGAGCGGCACAGGGCCGGAGCTGAGGGGGCCCTTTCGTGCTACGGCGATGGTGGCCCGGGGCCGCGGTACAAGTGGATCGCCCTGTCCAACACCACGCTCGGCGTCCTCATCGCGACGATCAACATCTCGATCATGCTGATCGCGCTCCCGGACATCTTCCGTGGCATCGGCGTGGATCCGCTGCGCCCCGGGAACACCAGCCTGCTGCTATGGCTGATCATGAGCTACATGGTGGTCACCGCCGTGCTCGTGGTGAGCTTCGGGCGGCTGGGGGACATGTACGGCCGGGTGCGGATGTACAACCTGGGGTTCGCGGTCTTCACCCTGTTCTCCGTGCTGCTCTCCGTGACCTGGCTGCACGGCACGTCCGGCGCGCTGTGGCTGATCGGGATGCGGGTGCTGCAGGGCGTGGGCGGCGCCATGCTGATGGCCAACTCCAACGCCATCCTCACCGACGCCTTCCCCGCCGATCAGCGCGGTCTCGCCCTGGGGCTGAACCAGGTGGCGGGGATCGCCGGGTCCTTCATCGGACTGATCCTGGGCGGGCTGCTCGGCCCGCTCGACTGGCACCTGGTGTTCCTGGTCTCGGTCCCCATCGGGCTGTTCGGCACGGTCTGGGCGTATCTGAAGCTGCGGGACACCGGTGTGCGCACCCCGGCCCGGCTGGACTGGTGGGGCAATATCACCTTCGCCATCGGCCTGATCGCGGTGCTGTCCGGCATCACCTACGGCATCCAGCCCTACGCCGGTCACACCATGGGCTGGGGCAACCCCTGGGTGATCGCCGCGATCACCGGGGGAGTGGCGGTGCTGGGCCTGTTCTGCGTGATCGAGAACCGGGTTGCGCAGCCCATGTTCCACCTGGGTCTGTTCCGTATCCGCGCGTTCACCGCCGGGAACGTGGCCAGTCTGCTGGCGGCACTGGGACGCGGTGGCCTGATGTTCATCCTGATCATCTGGTTGCAGGGCATCTGGCTGCCCCGCCACGGTTACGGCTTCGAGGAGACCCCGCTGTGGGCAGGCATCTATATGCTGCCGCTGACCATCGGGTTCCTGATCGCGGGACCGTTCTCCGGCTGGGCCTCCGATCGATTCGGTGCCCGTACCTTCACCACCGGCGGGATGCTGGTGGCCGCCGCCACCTTCGTGGCGCTGGAGGAGCTGCCGGTGGACTTCGGCTATCCGGTGTTCGCCGCGATCCTGCTGGTCAACGGGATCGCCATGGGCCTGTTCAGCTCGCCGAACCGAGCGGCCATCATGAACAGCCTGCCGCCCGACCAGCGCGGGGTGGGCGCCGGAATCAGCACCACCTTCCAGAACTCGGCCACCGTCCTGTCCATCGGCATCTTCTTCTCCTTGATGATCGCCGGGCTCGCCAGTTCGCTCCCCGGCGCCCTCACCCACGGCCTGACCGCGGAAGGGGTCCCGGCCTCCGACGCGGCCCGGGTCGCCGCCCTGCCGCCGGTCGGGGTGCTCTTCGCCTCGCTGCTCGGCTACAACCCGGTGAGGACTCTGCTCGGACCGCAGGTGCTCGACCATCTGCCCGCCCACCACGCGGCCTATCTCACCGGGCGCGGCTTCTTCCCGGCACTGATCTCCCCGCCGTTCTCGCAGGGCCTGTCCGCCGCGTTCGACTTCGCCATCGCGGCCTGTCTGGTGGCCGCCGTGGCATCGCTGCTGCGCGGCGGGCGGTATGTGCACAAGGGCGGGCCGAAGTCGGTTGCCCCGGCGGGGGTGGCCGCCGCCCATGGCGGCACTGCGGGCGCCGCTGACACCGCGGGTAGCAAGGACGTCGAGGAGGAAGTCCCGGATACTGCCCGCCACCCGGCGCCCGCGCACCGGCAGCCGCCCCCGCCGAAGTCCGGGCCACCACCCCCGCCTCCGTCACCACCTCCGTTGTCACCTCCGTCGTCATCCGGCGGAGGAACGGGACCACCACCCGAGGAGCCGAGATGA
- a CDS encoding NAD(P)-dependent oxidoreductase — MSTHSEHSAVTVLGLGPMGRALAGAFLDAGLRTTVWNRTPGRDGELIERGAVSARSVEEAVAASELTVVCVVNYDASDAILRRDGVTDALKGRTVVNLSADTPDRARDTSDWAAGHGIRYLDGAIMTPINTIGAPSAVFIYSGPAKLYEEHRPVLDTLGGTHTHLSEEIGRAAAYDIALLDIFWTAMAGYAHALAVARAEGIGARELAPFAQGIGAILPPLFQETAEEVDRGTFSGEGNPITSGASTMSHIVHTSESHGIDAGVMRAAEGMARRAIGLGHGTDGFIRVAEMLGRSGK, encoded by the coding sequence ATGTCTACGCACTCCGAACATTCTGCCGTCACCGTGCTCGGTCTGGGTCCGATGGGCCGCGCCCTGGCCGGTGCGTTCCTGGACGCCGGGCTGCGGACCACGGTCTGGAACCGGACGCCGGGCAGGGATGGGGAGCTGATCGAGCGGGGGGCGGTCAGTGCGCGATCGGTGGAAGAGGCCGTCGCCGCAAGCGAGTTGACCGTGGTCTGCGTGGTGAACTACGACGCGTCGGACGCGATCCTGCGGCGCGACGGGGTCACCGACGCGCTCAAGGGACGCACCGTGGTGAACCTGTCCGCGGACACTCCTGACCGGGCCCGGGACACCTCGGACTGGGCGGCCGGGCATGGCATCCGGTACCTCGACGGTGCGATCATGACGCCGATCAACACCATCGGAGCGCCTTCCGCGGTGTTCATCTACAGCGGCCCGGCAAAGCTCTACGAGGAGCACCGGCCCGTGCTGGACACGCTGGGCGGTACCCACACCCATCTCAGTGAGGAGATCGGCCGGGCGGCGGCCTACGACATCGCGCTGCTCGACATCTTCTGGACGGCGATGGCGGGCTATGCGCACGCCCTGGCGGTGGCGCGGGCGGAGGGAATCGGCGCTCGGGAGTTGGCGCCCTTCGCCCAGGGCATCGGTGCGATCCTCCCGCCGCTCTTCCAGGAGACCGCGGAGGAAGTGGACCGCGGCACCTTCTCCGGTGAAGGCAACCCGATCACCTCGGGGGCGTCGACCATGTCCCATATCGTCCACACCTCCGAGAGCCATGGCATCGACGCGGGCGTGATGCGCGCGGCCGAAGGCATGGCCCGCCGCGCCATCGGGCTGGGCCATGGCACGGACGGGTTCATCCGCGTCGCCGAAATGCTGGGCCGCAGCGGTAAGTGA
- a CDS encoding MarR family winged helix-turn-helix transcriptional regulator produces MTALDPTAPGPATSGANTPSPAVPEARELAERLRTALQHLLPGLRGTRGEHGDLTPSRQAALGALDTHGPMRISALATRLGIALPTTSRMVDLLDASGWIERTPDPEDRRASLIALTDPGRQLLHTVRHEAAARLAARIETLSPEERRALYAALPALESLGDSTNPSTSQATNPSTSS; encoded by the coding sequence ATGACCGCGCTCGACCCCACCGCCCCAGGCCCTGCCACCTCAGGCGCCAACACCCCGAGTCCCGCCGTTCCGGAAGCCAGGGAGCTGGCCGAACGGCTCCGTACCGCCCTCCAGCATCTGCTCCCCGGTCTGCGGGGCACCCGGGGCGAACACGGCGATCTCACCCCCAGCCGCCAGGCGGCCCTGGGAGCGCTCGACACCCACGGCCCGATGCGCATCAGCGCCCTCGCGACCCGGCTGGGCATCGCCCTGCCGACGACGTCCCGCATGGTCGATCTGCTCGACGCCTCCGGCTGGATCGAGCGCACTCCCGACCCCGAGGACCGCCGCGCCAGCCTGATCGCGCTCACCGACCCCGGTCGTCAACTCCTCCACACCGTGCGCCACGAGGCCGCCGCCCGGCTCGCCGCGCGGATCGAGACGCTGAGCCCCGAGGAGCGGCGCGCGCTGTACGCCGCGCTGCCCGCCCTGGAGTCCCTGGGCGACTCCACGAACCCGTCCACGAGTCAAGCCACGAACCCATCCACGAGCTCGTAG